In the Colletotrichum lupini chromosome 4, complete sequence genome, CCATCGACCGCCTTACCAAGCTGGTTGAGACTGAGGGTGTCAAGGAGGACGGCAGCTACGAGAAGCCTGTTGTTCTCTGCGAGTACGGTCACGCCATGGGCAACGGTCCTGGTGGTCTCGATGACTACATTGAGGTCTTTGAGAAGTTCCCTCGTCTTCAGGGTGGCTACATCTGGGAGTGGGCGAACCACGGTATCTGGAAGGAGGATGCCGATGGCAAGGGCTACTATGCCTACGGAGGAGACTTTGGCGAGCGTCCCCACGACGGCACTTTTGTCATGGATGGTCTTCTTCATAGTACCCACGACCCTACTCCCGGTTTGATCGAGCTGAAGAAGGCCTACCAGCCCCTTCAGCTGTCAGTTGAGGGCAACCAGCTTGTCATCAAGAACAAGTACGACTTTGTTGGCGTTGACCACCTTTCCTCCACCTACAAGGTCGAGGAACTCGGCGAAAAGTAAGTCATTCTGGAGGAAGCTCTACTGATCTAGAGAAGCATGATTACTGACAATTTGTAACACAGCTCCGCTCTCGTCGCTGCCGGAAACCTCGAAATCCCCAAGATCGCCGCCGGCGAGACCGTCAAGGTCGACCTGCCCTCGAGCCTCGCGAAGATTAAGTCCGACAAGGAGGTCTACATCACCGTGACCTTCAGTCTCAAGGACTCCACAAACTGGGCCGAGCCCTCGCACGAGATCGCTTGGATCCAGCACAAGCTGTCCGGTGTTGCGGCAGCCTCTAAGCTGCTTAACAGCACCCTCACCTCCAAGTTGCAGGTTCAAAAGTCTCGTGCCAAGGCCACCGTCTCAGGCTCCGACTTTGCCATCACCTTTGATACCGCCCGCGGATATATCACATCTTGGACGGCTGCCGGAGTGCCTCTTCTCGTGAAGGACGAAGCCACTGGCGCGGCCATTATCCCCAACTTCTGGCGCGCCCCTACCGACAACGACAACCCCAATGATGCCCCCTACTGGGTTCGTTTCGGTGTTGACGCTTTTGACAGCTTCCTTCGATCATTCAAGATCAATGAGTCGACCGATAAGGTTGAGGTCATCACAACTACCTACCTCTCCCCTCGCGTCCTCGACTGGGGCTGGGAGACCACCACTACTTACACCATTGATGCCACCGGTCGCCTCACCGTCGCCGTTGACCTGAAGCCCCGCGGCATCAAACCCACCCACATCCCCCGCGTGGGCCTGAACCTGCGCCTGCACAAGTCGCTCAACAACGTCAAGTACCTCGCTCTCGGCCCCGGCGAGTCCTACCCAGATAAGAAGTCCAGTCAACACCTCGGCGTCTTCAGTGCCACCGTGCCGGAGTTGCACCAGCACTACGAGGTACCCCAAGAAGGCGGCAACCATCTGGAAACCCGCTACGTCAAGCTCACCGAGGACCACGGCCGCGGCCTTCGCGCAACGCCGGCTGACGCTGCTGTCTGGTCTGAGGAGGAGTGGCGCCAGTTCAGCTTCCAGGTCAGTCGCTACACTTCCGAGACGGTGCACAAGGCGGCGCACCCGTGCGATCTCGTTGAGGAGGATGCGACGCTCCTGCGTCTCGATGCCCGTGTTGCTGGTGTTGGTACTGCCGCTTGTGGTCCTAATGTCAGGGAGGACTTGAAGGTGCATGTCGGAGAGTTCAAGTTTGGATTCGTTTTGGAAAGAGTTGGATTTTAATGACTTTGGGTTACGACGAAATGGTTACACTGGTGTCCTGAGACTTGGACACATGTCACGGACAGCTAGAGCTAGAATTGGAATGAATGATTATGACTTTAACAGCCTCTTGCAAAGATTCTCAAAATCGTAAAATGCTACCAATTTTGAAAACGCAACACACCTGTCTCTCAGATTGATCGAGCGCGCTCCGAGGGTCCTGGTGGGGGTGGGCCTCGTGCTGGTGGCGTGCCCGGGCGGTACAATAGAAACTTTTGGCCCACCTCAACCACAATCGGCCGGTTGGCCCAATGGCAAGGCGTCTGACTACGACTAAGCGGTTCCCCGACTTAGCATGTTATCAGGAGATTCTGGGTTCGACCCCCAGGCTGGTCAGTCTTTTTGACTTCCCTCATGTCCCCTTCATTTTTGTTTCTGCAAGTCAAGTTGGGTAGGAATTCGGATTTCTGCTTGTCTTTGGCGCCCCTCGGTAAGTTTTCATTAGAAACTACTGCTTTTTAGCCGGAAAACGATCTAGACTTGTGGTCGAATTCAATAAGCGCCTATGTCATGTTCTCTTTAGGTTCTTCCTCATTTGACTTGTCATCCCGTTGATTCCATGCAGAGGTCATCTTAAAGCTAATCTCTATCCTGAATTAAGATGGCGCAATCAACAGAAGCAGAAGAGCAAAGTTCTGAGCTCGCCTGCTGTTCGTCAGCTCGCACTCAAGTCTTTAGTTATTCGACTGAACAGCGGGGATGTTACGACGCTGACCGGCGATCGACATTACTGCAGGTGGCATTCGACTTCCATTCCTGGACTTAGTATACCATTAGTAAACTCTTTTCATGAATCCAAGCAG is a window encoding:
- a CDS encoding glycosyl hydrolase family 2, whose amino-acid sequence is MASQSLSLQAKEGVHDYENPSVFRRNTLPPRAYFIPETSILLNGVWDFHMAGTPEEAPLPEDKEDEWGTINVPGHWQLQGHGFPWYTNTQFPIPVNPPYVPSENPTGTYRRTFHVPSTWDEKSQLRLRFDGVDSGYHIWVNGTLIGFAQGSRNASEFDVTSILKRDGPNELFVRVYQWSDATYIEDQDQWWLSGIFRDVTLLAVPEQTRIEDWFLRTDLDEKYEDATLLATVDVKTAEKGTVKLTLSELGKNGGAVIATKEAEVTADNTKVDISIPVTNPKKWTAETPYLYRVDITLGSHAVYQNIGFRKVELKNGLISVNGTPIRIRGVNRHEHHNKFGRAVPIEYAKRDLLIMKNHNINSLRCSHYPPDPRVFQLADELGLWVMDEADLECHGFYDAVARPQDVDEASDYEARKAITFPLAGKYTSENPEWREAYLDRMVQLVQRDKNHTSIIMWSLGNEAFYGENHKAMYEYAKNFDSGRPVHYEGDVKAETADMYSYMYPPIDRLTKLVETEGVKEDGSYEKPVVLCEYGHAMGNGPGGLDDYIEVFEKFPRLQGGYIWEWANHGIWKEDADGKGYYAYGGDFGERPHDGTFVMDGLLHSTHDPTPGLIELKKAYQPLQLSVEGNQLVIKNKYDFVGVDHLSSTYKVEELGENSALVAAGNLEIPKIAAGETVKVDLPSSLAKIKSDKEVYITVTFSLKDSTNWAEPSHEIAWIQHKLSGVAAASKLLNSTLTSKLQVQKSRAKATVSGSDFAITFDTARGYITSWTAAGVPLLVKDEATGAAIIPNFWRAPTDNDNPNDAPYWVRFGVDAFDSFLRSFKINESTDKVEVITTTYLSPRVLDWGWETTTTYTIDATGRLTVAVDLKPRGIKPTHIPRVGLNLRLHKSLNNVKYLALGPGESYPDKKSSQHLGVFSATVPELHQHYEVPQEGGNHLETRYVKLTEDHGRGLRATPADAAVWSEEEWRQFSFQVSRYTSETVHKAAHPCDLVEEDATLLRLDARVAGVGTAACGPNVREDLKVHVGEFKFGFVLERVGF